One window of Spirochaetota bacterium genomic DNA carries:
- a CDS encoding SH3 domain-containing protein, with amino-acid sequence MRFIIIALTLVSGVFAASTYEGEFPQGMRTAVFNETRLRSAPRNDASNVIRVIPAGTRVSIIEKSDATMAGGGVVAPWYRVSLSDAGKDASGYMWGGHLALAAVERGADMFVIGLTRYSKGDFDAECRMVRAGTIVKRLAFRPHYSDSGDPGAYYYSLSASLSGNRGVDGIENIIDVHCWFPAMDYPYGHIWIGVAKDALYPIARDTSFEESGSKRSLRRYVFPGDPSGERGIIAMIDVQYVFDGKVGDFTLKSSNRTSFRWHNNALVPAKK; translated from the coding sequence ATGCGGTTCATTATCATCGCGCTTACGCTCGTGTCCGGTGTATTCGCTGCATCGACATACGAAGGTGAATTCCCGCAGGGTATGAGAACAGCCGTTTTCAACGAGACGCGTCTGCGCAGTGCGCCGCGCAACGACGCGAGCAATGTCATTCGCGTGATACCGGCAGGTACAAGAGTGTCCATTATTGAGAAAAGCGATGCGACCATGGCGGGCGGCGGTGTTGTTGCGCCGTGGTATCGTGTCTCGTTGAGCGATGCGGGAAAAGATGCATCGGGATATATGTGGGGCGGGCATCTCGCGCTTGCCGCAGTTGAACGCGGTGCCGATATGTTCGTGATCGGATTGACGAGGTACTCGAAGGGCGATTTCGATGCCGAATGCCGAATGGTGCGCGCCGGAACGATCGTCAAGCGTCTTGCGTTCCGCCCCCACTATTCCGACTCGGGCGATCCGGGAGCGTATTACTATTCGCTTTCCGCTTCCCTGTCCGGTAATCGAGGTGTCGATGGCATTGAGAATATCATCGATGTGCACTGCTGGTTCCCGGCGATGGATTATCCCTATGGGCATATCTGGATAGGCGTCGCGAAGGATGCGCTCTATCCGATCGCGCGTGATACGAGTTTCGAGGAGTCCGGCTCAAAACGGAGCCTCAGGCGATATGTATTTCCCGGTGATCCGTCCGGTGAACGGGGCATCATTGCAATGATAGATGTGCAGTACGTTTTCGACGGCAAGGTCGGCGATTTCACTCTGAAAAGCAGCAATCGCACATCATTCCGCTGGCATAACAACGCCCTCGTCCCGGCAAAGAAATAG
- a CDS encoding helix-turn-helix domain-containing protein — MALRATQLLMSSELPDALNAFAACFDLRITVFDEAGERIVTGGSGRQIPYCLAIKRSGAGRIACRDSDTTLFARARAEKRTVSHVCHGGLLEVVHPVFVQNVFSAYIMLGQIALTGRLPGKRGKLLTGKTAYTDAEVKNIIRLFEILVRYIVDHRLLSIRTDEKFELVMDYLRTHFRDQVTIDDVAALVGLGKTAMTKLFRSVTGKTFKETLIGMRLDEADRLMRESPERTVREIAIASGYQDPLFFSRSYRQMRGITPSEYRAMLHPAK; from the coding sequence ATGGCTTTACGCGCAACACAACTGCTCATGTCATCCGAGCTTCCCGATGCGCTTAACGCCTTCGCCGCATGCTTTGATCTGCGCATCACCGTGTTCGACGAAGCGGGGGAGCGCATCGTTACCGGCGGGAGCGGACGGCAGATACCCTATTGCCTCGCGATAAAACGCTCCGGAGCGGGACGCATTGCCTGCAGGGATTCGGACACCACGCTCTTTGCGCGTGCGCGTGCAGAGAAACGAACGGTATCGCATGTCTGCCATGGCGGACTTCTTGAGGTCGTACATCCGGTTTTTGTGCAGAACGTGTTCTCGGCATACATCATGCTCGGGCAGATAGCGCTTACCGGACGCCTGCCCGGGAAGCGCGGAAAGCTTCTCACGGGGAAGACCGCGTATACCGATGCTGAAGTAAAGAACATCATACGGCTTTTCGAGATACTGGTCCGCTATATCGTCGATCATCGGCTCCTTTCGATACGCACCGATGAGAAATTCGAGCTTGTCATGGACTATCTGCGTACGCATTTCCGCGATCAGGTGACCATCGATGATGTTGCGGCGCTCGTCGGTCTCGGGAAAACGGCGATGACGAAACTCTTCCGCTCGGTGACGGGAAAAACGTTCAAGGAGACGCTCATCGGCATGCGGCTCGATGAAGCGGACAGGCTCATGCGCGAGTCACCGGAAAGAACGGTCAGGGAGATCGCTATCGCGTCGGGATATCAGGATCCGCTTTTTTTCTCGCGCTCATACCGGCAGATGCGCGGAATAACGCCGAGCGAGTACCGGGCAATGCTTCACCCGGCGAAATAA
- a CDS encoding glycerate kinase: MTYTIAFNSFKESASAIELTRAAAQAIRKEDRKAVIHAVPIADGGDGTVEALVAACKGRIVQARTVDPLFRKMTASYGMLPGGTAVIEMAKASGLALLRREERDPLRTTTLGTGMLIMDAVKRGAKTIIVGIGGSATTDAGLGVASALGYRLLDNAGNDVSPTGAGLSTLARILPPRERITVKVIIASDVKNMLYGKNGAAYIYAPQKGASPDTVKALDKGLINAAKVIKRDLGIDVHSLKGGGAAGGLGAGLAAFAGGVMQSGIDMVLSQSGIEEKIQASDIVFTGEGAVDAQTVFGKAPHGVAVFCKKHGVPCIIIAGAVRDGAESLYKHGVTALFSIAPGPVTLEDSMKHTLNYTSRTVEAIVRMIRDVR, translated from the coding sequence GTGACCTACACCATCGCCTTTAATTCTTTCAAGGAAAGTGCATCCGCGATCGAGCTTACACGCGCTGCGGCACAGGCGATCCGCAAGGAAGACAGAAAAGCGGTAATACACGCAGTGCCGATAGCAGACGGCGGTGATGGCACCGTGGAAGCCCTCGTCGCCGCATGTAAAGGCCGTATCGTTCAAGCACGTACGGTCGATCCGCTTTTTCGGAAGATGACCGCTTCGTACGGTATGCTCCCCGGCGGTACGGCAGTCATAGAGATGGCGAAGGCGAGCGGATTGGCGCTGCTCAGGCGTGAGGAAAGGGACCCATTGCGTACGACGACGCTCGGTACCGGCATGCTCATTATGGACGCGGTCAAGCGCGGCGCGAAGACCATTATCGTCGGTATCGGCGGGAGTGCGACCACGGACGCCGGTCTCGGTGTGGCATCGGCGCTCGGGTATCGGCTGCTCGATAATGCAGGGAATGATGTATCGCCGACAGGCGCAGGGCTTTCTACACTTGCGCGCATACTGCCTCCGCGTGAGCGCATAACGGTGAAAGTCATCATAGCCTCCGATGTGAAGAACATGCTTTACGGAAAGAACGGTGCTGCATATATCTATGCCCCGCAGAAAGGCGCATCCCCGGATACGGTGAAGGCGCTCGATAAAGGTCTTATCAATGCGGCAAAGGTCATTAAGCGCGATCTTGGCATCGATGTGCATTCGCTCAAGGGCGGCGGTGCTGCGGGCGGTTTGGGCGCAGGGCTTGCTGCGTTTGCCGGCGGTGTCATGCAGAGCGGCATCGATATGGTGCTCTCGCAGAGCGGTATCGAAGAGAAGATACAGGCATCCGATATCGTCTTTACCGGAGAGGGGGCTGTGGATGCGCAGACCGTGTTCGGCAAGGCGCCGCATGGCGTGGCGGTTTTCTGTAAAAAACACGGAGTGCCGTGCATCATCATAGCCGGGGCGGTCAGGGACGGCGCAGAGTCGCTTTATAAGCACGGCGTGACGGCGCTCTTTTCCATTGCGCCGGGGCCGGTGACGCTTGAGGATTCCATGAAGCATACGCTGAACTATACATCGCGCACCGTTGAGGCTATAGTACGCATGATACGGGATGTCCGATAG
- a CDS encoding MBL fold metallo-hydrolase, with the protein MKYIYCLPGRTFPGVIEAVMTVTFYGVRGSIPTPLSGDAVNRKVVQAMNAVLKKKISSAKGIAQEMKAESASFSTTYGGNTMCVEIADGDKRIILDGGSGLRAIGNKLMREKNGGIEAHILFSHFHVDHIHGVPFFVPIFIPGSKIHFYGGHDHVLSSISKYINPPFFPIAYEDLASTRSATILEPGKSYEIQGFTIRIHALNHPNGCYAYRIERGGKTVIYATDSEFMDRPPDEFRGYVDFFRGADCLIADAQYSIADSLIAKIGWGHSSCNIDIDLACDAAVKKLVFCHYDPLADDDELEQMLTEANEYLKVMHPKKKLALALAQEEAAFTV; encoded by the coding sequence ATGAAGTATATCTATTGTCTGCCGGGGCGAACTTTCCCCGGTGTCATTGAGGCGGTAATGACGGTCACGTTCTACGGCGTTCGCGGATCGATACCAACCCCCCTCTCGGGTGATGCGGTCAATCGAAAGGTCGTGCAGGCGATGAACGCCGTTCTCAAGAAAAAAATAAGCTCCGCTAAGGGCATCGCTCAGGAAATGAAAGCCGAGAGCGCCTCGTTCTCAACGACGTACGGCGGCAATACCATGTGTGTCGAGATAGCCGACGGCGACAAACGCATCATACTCGACGGCGGCAGCGGGCTGCGCGCCATCGGCAACAAGCTCATGCGCGAGAAGAACGGCGGCATCGAAGCGCATATACTCTTTTCGCACTTCCATGTCGACCACATACACGGCGTACCGTTCTTTGTGCCCATATTCATCCCCGGCAGCAAGATACATTTCTACGGCGGGCACGACCATGTGCTCTCGTCGATATCAAAATACATCAATCCCCCGTTCTTCCCGATCGCATACGAAGACCTCGCATCCACGCGCTCGGCCACCATACTCGAACCGGGCAAAAGCTATGAGATACAAGGGTTCACTATACGCATCCACGCGCTCAATCACCCCAATGGATGCTACGCGTACCGCATCGAACGCGGCGGCAAGACCGTCATCTACGCCACCGATTCGGAATTCATGGACCGCCCGCCCGATGAATTCCGCGGGTATGTCGATTTCTTCCGCGGTGCCGACTGCCTCATCGCCGATGCGCAGTATTCCATCGCCGATTCGCTCATCGCGAAGATCGGCTGGGGCCACAGCTCATGCAATATCGATATCGACCTCGCCTGCGACGCCGCGGTGAAAAAACTCGTGTTCTGCCACTATGACCCGCTCGCGGACGACGATGAGCTTGAGCAGATGCTGACCGAAGCGAATGAATACCTGAAAGTGATGCACCCGAAGAAGAAGCTCGCCCTTGCTCTCGCGCAGGAAGAAGCGGCGTTCACGGTATAA
- a CDS encoding sugar phosphate isomerase/epimerase family protein gives MYLTGFTDEAGMDIDTQIRVTKALGWSNIEMRGVFTANLTDISDAEFDIVVEKTKAAGISVNCFGSAIANGGRTVKEGEDEYERAIIEMTRAIPRMHRLGSKMLRGMSFRVPGDGDHIGSEYEKKVFATLNRLAKICEDAGVMYVHENCSGYGNLSYEHSLRMMDAVRSPAFTLVFDTGNPFMTPDRIGKPPYQMQSAWEFYRAVREHVAYVHIKDTAMVKDAAGDVKRTYVFPGEGACEVKRIVADLLSRRYDGGFSMEPHMKPEQMTTPPDFPNEDGKFNLYYEYGKRFMRVMDEVKAESALTPSPGPFPSLTGKRERGAAYFAAGMGECISH, from the coding sequence ATGTACCTCACAGGATTCACCGATGAAGCGGGAATGGATATCGACACGCAGATACGCGTAACGAAAGCCCTCGGCTGGTCGAATATTGAGATGCGCGGCGTGTTCACCGCGAACCTCACCGATATAAGCGATGCTGAGTTCGATATCGTCGTGGAAAAGACAAAGGCTGCGGGGATATCGGTCAATTGTTTCGGCAGCGCGATAGCGAACGGCGGGCGGACGGTGAAGGAAGGCGAGGATGAATACGAACGCGCCATTATCGAGATGACGCGGGCCATACCGCGCATGCATCGCCTCGGATCGAAGATGCTCCGCGGGATGAGCTTTCGGGTGCCCGGTGATGGTGATCATATCGGGAGCGAGTACGAGAAGAAAGTGTTCGCGACGCTCAACCGGCTCGCAAAGATATGCGAGGATGCAGGAGTGATGTACGTTCACGAGAATTGTTCGGGATACGGGAATCTTTCGTATGAACATTCGCTCCGTATGATGGATGCCGTACGGTCGCCCGCGTTCACGCTTGTCTTCGATACCGGTAATCCGTTCATGACACCGGATCGTATCGGGAAACCGCCGTATCAGATGCAGTCGGCATGGGAATTCTATCGTGCCGTGCGTGAGCATGTCGCTTACGTGCATATCAAGGATACCGCCATGGTGAAGGATGCGGCAGGCGATGTGAAGCGGACCTATGTGTTCCCCGGTGAAGGCGCCTGTGAAGTGAAACGTATTGTCGCTGATCTGCTTTCGCGAAGATATGACGGCGGATTCTCCATGGAGCCGCATATGAAACCGGAGCAAATGACGACTCCGCCGGATTTTCCTAATGAGGATGGGAAATTCAATCTGTATTATGAATATGGGAAACGGTTCATGCGGGTTATGGATGAGGTGAAGGCGGAGAGCGCACTCACCCCATCCCCCGGCCCCTTCCCCTCTCTCACAGGGAAGAGAGAGAGGGGCGCCGCGTATTTCGCGGCGGGGATGGGTGAGTGTATTTCTCATTGA
- a CDS encoding alpha-amylase/4-alpha-glucanotransferase domain-containing protein — protein MKSINLILGNHNHQPVGNFDFVIENTYQNAYKPFLDMFRKYKDLVFTFHYSGSLIDWMEKHHPEHMDDLAALAKDGRIEMVSGGYYEPILPVIPHRDKVAQMRMLNEYIERRFGQKPKGAWIAERVWEPHLALPIVEADLSYIVVDDTHFTAAGLDATELFGYYTTDEDDARINIFPISKLLRYVIPFKPVKEIIEFIDSLATESGDRLLVLHDDGEKYGDWPDTYEWIYTRDWLKRFFDALSSEKWIKLTTYSEYMKKTPPVSRIYLPTSSYQEMGEWVLPAKPQRALSKARHAFAENTDVEPFLRGSFWRNYFVKYPESNNMHKRMLYASRMVEAMKGNTRDEARKELFMGQCNCPYWHGTFGGLYLNHLRYANYSHIIKATRLAEEAKNGASWLTAEESDFDLDGHTEIIVSNPVHSLFFHRIGGSLIEWDYKPDPINLIDTLARREEAYHEEILHPRAPAGGSQEGTKTIHEMQKKFDPSVRDLLVFDRDRRTMFIDRFFRHIPSAAEFRDGAARDIGSFASALYDMSVERSRDAIRLTLSAVGMVEGKPVAIEKKVECLQGGAMNVQYTFRNNGSAAVAAVFASECNATLLAPDAEDRYYFSMKGGKRERLDDGWKMNSTGEYRGTALGVADEGYKNIAITWTAREAIDFLRSPVITVSDAVDHFESAYQNSSIALLKPLSIPAGKSASFSFSVTVAAL, from the coding sequence ATGAAGTCGATCAATCTCATCCTCGGGAACCATAATCATCAGCCGGTAGGCAATTTCGATTTCGTCATAGAGAACACGTATCAGAACGCGTATAAGCCCTTCCTCGATATGTTCAGGAAGTACAAGGACCTTGTCTTCACCTTCCACTATTCCGGTTCGCTCATCGATTGGATGGAGAAGCATCACCCGGAACATATGGATGACCTCGCCGCGCTCGCGAAGGACGGGCGCATCGAGATGGTGAGCGGCGGCTATTACGAGCCGATACTCCCCGTTATACCGCATCGCGATAAGGTCGCGCAGATGCGTATGTTGAACGAGTATATCGAGAGGCGTTTCGGGCAGAAGCCCAAGGGCGCGTGGATAGCCGAGCGCGTGTGGGAGCCTCATCTTGCGCTGCCCATCGTCGAGGCGGACCTGTCCTATATCGTCGTCGATGATACGCATTTCACGGCGGCCGGTCTTGATGCGACGGAGCTTTTCGGCTATTACACCACCGATGAGGACGATGCGCGCATCAATATCTTCCCCATATCGAAGCTCCTGCGCTATGTGATACCGTTCAAACCGGTCAAGGAGATCATCGAGTTCATCGATTCGCTCGCTACCGAGTCCGGCGACAGGCTTCTCGTGCTCCACGACGACGGCGAGAAATACGGCGACTGGCCGGATACGTATGAATGGATATATACGCGCGACTGGTTGAAGCGTTTCTTCGATGCGCTCTCATCCGAGAAATGGATAAAGCTTACCACGTACAGCGAGTATATGAAAAAGACGCCGCCCGTGTCGCGCATTTATCTTCCGACATCATCGTATCAGGAGATGGGAGAGTGGGTGCTCCCCGCGAAACCGCAGCGTGCGCTCTCAAAAGCCCGGCATGCATTCGCTGAAAATACCGACGTCGAGCCGTTCCTCCGCGGGAGCTTCTGGCGGAATTATTTCGTCAAATACCCGGAAAGCAATAACATGCACAAGCGCATGCTCTACGCATCGCGCATGGTCGAGGCAATGAAAGGAAATACCCGCGATGAAGCGCGCAAAGAGCTTTTCATGGGGCAGTGCAATTGCCCGTACTGGCACGGCACGTTCGGGGGGCTTTATCTCAATCATCTGCGCTATGCGAACTACTCGCACATCATCAAAGCGACGCGGCTTGCGGAAGAAGCGAAGAACGGAGCATCATGGCTCACCGCGGAAGAATCGGATTTTGATCTCGATGGCCATACTGAGATCATCGTTTCCAATCCGGTGCACTCATTGTTCTTTCATCGCATCGGCGGTTCGCTCATAGAATGGGATTACAAGCCCGATCCGATAAATCTCATCGATACGCTTGCGCGCCGTGAAGAAGCGTATCATGAGGAGATACTCCATCCTCGAGCGCCGGCGGGTGGCTCCCAGGAAGGGACGAAGACGATACATGAGATGCAGAAGAAATTCGATCCGTCGGTGCGCGACCTTCTCGTATTCGACCGGGACCGCCGTACGATGTTCATCGACCGCTTTTTCCGCCATATCCCGAGCGCGGCGGAGTTCCGCGACGGTGCGGCGCGCGATATCGGTTCGTTCGCATCCGCGCTGTACGATATGTCGGTCGAACGATCGCGCGATGCGATACGCCTGACGCTTTCCGCCGTCGGCATGGTAGAGGGAAAACCCGTTGCGATCGAGAAAAAGGTCGAATGCCTTCAGGGCGGTGCCATGAACGTGCAGTATACGTTCCGCAATAATGGGAGTGCCGCTGTCGCCGCCGTATTCGCTTCCGAATGCAATGCAACGCTCCTCGCTCCCGATGCCGAGGATAGATACTACTTCTCAATGAAGGGCGGAAAACGCGAGCGTCTCGATGACGGCTGGAAGATGAATTCCACCGGCGAGTACCGCGGGACAGCGCTCGGCGTGGCCGATGAAGGGTATAAGAACATAGCGATCACATGGACGGCAAGGGAGGCGATCGATTTTCTCCGCTCGCCCGTGATTACCGTTTCCGACGCCGTCGATCATTTCGAATCGGCGTATCAGAATTCGTCGATAGCCCTGCTCAAACCGCTGTCGATACCGGCGGGGAAAAGCGCGTCATTCTCGTTCTCGGTCACCGTAGCAGCGCTTTGA
- a CDS encoding DEAD/DEAH box helicase — MKKIKFDELSLSPEMFKAITDMGFEEATPIQSLSIPVLLAGKDVIGQAQTGTGKTAAFGIPLLEMIDPKDKRPQAIVLCPTRELAIQTAEELKSLAKYKTGISTLPVYGGQPIGRQFHALERGVQIIIGTPGRVMDHMERGTLDLSNVSKVVLDEADEMLDMGFREDIEFILKTTPEDRQTIFFSATMPRQFMELTKRYQKDPELIKIVHDKVSAPNIDQVYFEVKSFFKMDLLTRILDVYDLNLVLVFCNTKRMVDEVVTHLQARGYSAEGIHGDMNQQMRDRVMAKFRQGIVEILVATDVAARGIDVENIEAVINYDVPGDEEYYVHRIGRTGRAGKAGRSFTFAAGRELYKLRDIMRFGKIEIKRQQIPSVQDVEETRVSQLMEKVKAGLGGKDHEKYVTMVERFVSDATSSLDVAAVLLKMLMPEPKAAAPRTMPVPERSERYEGRRNTKQDTRERKEKGYDRKVGGNGPMVTLVIDVGKKKMIRPGDIVGAIAGETGVEGKAIGHIDIQGDKTLVDVRSSDADHVMGIMNTKRIKGNEIRVSVYKKHD, encoded by the coding sequence ATGAAAAAGATCAAATTCGATGAGCTCTCACTTTCCCCTGAAATGTTCAAGGCCATAACCGACATGGGTTTCGAAGAAGCTACCCCCATACAGTCGCTTTCGATACCCGTGCTCCTTGCCGGCAAGGATGTCATCGGCCAGGCGCAGACGGGCACCGGGAAGACTGCGGCATTCGGCATTCCGCTACTCGAGATGATAGACCCGAAGGACAAACGCCCGCAGGCGATAGTGCTCTGCCCTACGCGTGAACTTGCGATACAGACCGCCGAGGAATTGAAAAGCCTTGCGAAATACAAGACCGGCATATCGACATTGCCGGTGTACGGCGGCCAGCCGATTGGGCGGCAATTCCATGCGCTTGAACGCGGTGTGCAGATAATCATCGGGACGCCCGGGCGCGTCATGGACCACATGGAGCGCGGCACGCTCGATCTCTCGAACGTATCGAAGGTCGTTCTCGATGAGGCGGATGAAATGCTCGATATGGGCTTTCGCGAGGATATCGAATTCATCCTGAAAACGACGCCGGAGGACCGGCAGACGATATTCTTCTCGGCGACAATGCCGCGGCAGTTCATGGAATTGACCAAGCGTTATCAGAAGGATCCCGAGCTCATAAAGATAGTGCACGATAAGGTAAGCGCCCCGAACATCGATCAGGTCTATTTTGAAGTGAAAAGCTTCTTCAAGATGGACCTGCTTACGCGCATACTCGATGTGTACGATCTCAATCTTGTCCTCGTGTTCTGCAATACGAAACGCATGGTCGACGAGGTGGTGACGCATCTGCAGGCACGCGGCTATTCCGCCGAGGGCATACACGGCGATATGAACCAGCAGATGCGCGATCGTGTGATGGCGAAGTTCCGCCAAGGCATCGTAGAGATACTCGTTGCCACCGACGTTGCGGCGCGCGGCATCGATGTCGAGAATATCGAGGCGGTCATCAATTACGATGTCCCGGGCGATGAGGAATATTACGTGCACCGCATCGGAAGGACGGGGCGGGCCGGGAAGGCAGGGCGTTCGTTCACTTTTGCCGCCGGGCGCGAGCTCTACAAGCTCCGGGATATCATGCGCTTCGGCAAGATCGAGATAAAGCGACAGCAGATACCGTCGGTACAGGATGTCGAAGAGACCAGGGTGTCGCAGCTCATGGAAAAGGTGAAGGCCGGCCTCGGGGGGAAGGACCATGAGAAATATGTCACCATGGTCGAGCGTTTCGTGAGCGACGCGACATCATCGCTCGACGTTGCCGCAGTATTATTGAAAATGCTCATGCCGGAGCCGAAAGCCGCGGCACCCCGGACCATGCCGGTGCCTGAACGATCTGAACGGTACGAAGGCAGACGGAACACGAAGCAGGATACTCGCGAAAGAAAAGAAAAGGGATACGACCGCAAAGTCGGCGGCAATGGACCCATGGTGACGCTTGTCATCGATGTGGGTAAAAAGAAGATGATACGCCCCGGTGATATCGTCGGCGCTATCGCAGGGGAGACGGGTGTTGAAGGGAAAGCCATCGGGCATATCGATATTCAGGGTGATAAGACGCTCGTGGATGTGCGCAGCTCGGATGCGGATCATGTCATGGGCATTATGAACACCAAGCGCATCAAGGGCAATGAGATCCGCGTATCAGTGTATAAAAAACACGACTGA
- a CDS encoding substrate-binding domain-containing protein: MGGASTANAEKREYIRIGCIGQKPPFMYNPQTASLQIDTGLIAAVRDFSIEIEWISFEEGIRAFLAREGYRDYDGILGAIVRGERDDWLTLQEKRPFVACGEFVPFSRLNYVENDDVMSGRLITEHFIDEGHVSIGFMSPYPHAWAQGRYDGYIGTLREHGMEPVREHIFGMDCLTGTLDPVFVGFTHQRFPEIATMYVERLLSLGTRPSAVVCANDNTAKFIIAAMKERGLRVPEDIALAGVDDAIERGNNRWRTSKLTSVRQDGYARGYWSVGLLVDIIEGRRNRDGQSIEVPPRLIIRETSLKRSLSTAGRTALAFRRAVTDYIEMNFARDNVLPAVARHVGASTEYFLKKFHRTTGMKFGAYLNDLRLTKAAFFVKDTTRTMVDILYDVGFSTEKTFYLSFRRKFGCSPQTYRARHHKRRKKG, encoded by the coding sequence ATGGGCGGTGCATCGACGGCGAACGCCGAAAAACGCGAGTATATCCGCATCGGATGCATCGGCCAGAAACCGCCGTTCATGTATAACCCGCAGACCGCATCGCTGCAGATCGATACCGGTCTCATAGCCGCGGTCAGGGATTTTTCCATAGAGATAGAATGGATAAGCTTTGAGGAAGGGATACGAGCATTTCTCGCCCGTGAGGGGTATCGCGACTATGACGGCATACTCGGCGCCATCGTGCGCGGAGAGCGGGATGACTGGCTTACGCTTCAGGAAAAGCGGCCGTTCGTCGCCTGCGGGGAATTCGTGCCGTTCAGCCGGCTCAATTATGTCGAGAACGATGACGTCATGAGCGGGCGGCTTATCACGGAACACTTCATCGATGAGGGGCATGTATCGATAGGGTTCATGAGCCCGTATCCGCATGCCTGGGCGCAGGGGCGATATGACGGCTATATCGGAACGCTCCGTGAACACGGCATGGAGCCGGTGCGCGAGCACATATTCGGGATGGATTGTCTGACCGGAACGCTCGATCCGGTTTTTGTCGGTTTCACGCATCAGCGTTTTCCGGAGATAGCGACGATGTATGTCGAACGCCTGCTCTCGCTTGGAACGAGACCGTCTGCGGTCGTGTGCGCGAACGATAACACAGCAAAGTTCATTATCGCTGCCATGAAGGAGCGCGGGCTTCGTGTGCCGGAAGATATCGCGCTCGCCGGCGTCGATGATGCTATCGAGCGGGGTAATAACCGGTGGCGGACATCGAAGCTCACATCGGTCAGGCAGGACGGATATGCACGGGGGTACTGGAGCGTGGGACTGCTCGTGGATATCATCGAGGGGCGGCGCAACCGCGACGGTCAGTCGATAGAGGTCCCGCCTCGCCTCATCATCCGCGAGACCTCCCTCAAACGGTCGCTCTCGACTGCGGGGCGTACGGCGCTCGCGTTCAGGCGTGCGGTCACGGATTATATCGAGATGAATTTCGCCCGCGACAATGTGCTTCCGGCGGTCGCCCGGCATGTCGGGGCATCGACGGAATATTTCCTGAAAAAGTTCCACAGAACGACCGGTATGAAATTCGGCGCTTACCTGAACGATCTGCGTCTGACAAAAGCGGCGTTCTTCGTCAAGGATACCACGCGCACCATGGTCGATATCCTCTATGATGTCGGGTTCTCGACCGAGAAGACGTTCTATCTCTCGTTCCGCAGGAAATTCGGCTGCTCGCCGCAGACGTATCGCGCGCGGCACCATAAGCGCAGGAAGAAAGGCTGA
- a CDS encoding nitroreductase family protein, with protein MKFIDLVKTRESVRSYCEDTVPRDAIEYCLEAARLAPSACNSQPWRFIVLDDAEKKDAACDAAFSGVHAVTGRFVKEAPVLVIVLTERSKYIARVGGALKRVQYSLIDIGIAAEHFCLAAAEQGLGTCMLGWFNDGALRKYLAVPKSADLDLVITLGYPASAPREKKRRTIDEMRSYR; from the coding sequence GTGAAATTCATCGATCTGGTAAAAACGCGTGAAAGCGTGCGCTCATACTGCGAGGACACGGTGCCGCGCGACGCGATAGAATATTGTCTTGAGGCGGCACGGCTCGCGCCCTCCGCCTGTAATTCACAGCCATGGCGATTCATCGTTCTCGATGATGCGGAGAAAAAGGACGCTGCCTGCGACGCCGCGTTCTCCGGCGTGCACGCCGTTACCGGGCGTTTCGTGAAGGAAGCGCCGGTGCTCGTCATCGTCCTCACCGAACGATCGAAATACATCGCGCGTGTCGGCGGGGCGCTTAAGCGCGTGCAGTACAGCCTCATCGACATCGGCATTGCCGCGGAGCATTTCTGTCTCGCCGCCGCCGAACAGGGGCTCGGCACCTGCATGCTCGGCTGGTTCAATGACGGCGCGCTCCGGAAATATCTTGCCGTGCCGAAAAGCGCGGACCTTGATCTTGTGATAACGCTCGGGTATCCGGCTTCGGCACCGCGTGAAAAGAAACGGCGCACTATCGACGAGATGCGCTCGTACCGCTGA